One stretch of Corynebacterium imitans DNA includes these proteins:
- a CDS encoding CPBP family intramembrane glutamic endopeptidase yields the protein MPRQWLFLMPCALGALGLFLARRAGDGSPGFFAATLATAALYGLAWWVWGNPSAFAGPRKLNDVALGILSGLALALVFFLGALVVARIPFLAEPATELLATPEKGGLAPTLAVLVLNGVGEELVYRDMVPRQLRLLGMSMNAQAWFSTLLYTLITVAMGVPLLLVGAFLLGALAFVLAARTGRCLAPIAAHLTWSTSMALVLPLLLTR from the coding sequence ATGCCCCGCCAATGGCTCTTCCTGATGCCCTGCGCCCTCGGCGCACTCGGGCTCTTCCTCGCCCGCCGCGCGGGCGACGGCTCGCCCGGTTTCTTCGCCGCCACGCTCGCTACCGCCGCACTCTACGGCCTCGCCTGGTGGGTGTGGGGAAATCCTTCGGCGTTTGCCGGGCCGCGCAAGCTTAACGACGTCGCGCTCGGGATTCTATCCGGCCTCGCTTTAGCCCTAGTGTTCTTCCTCGGTGCGCTCGTCGTCGCCCGCATCCCGTTTTTGGCCGAACCCGCGACGGAGCTGCTCGCTACTCCAGAGAAAGGCGGGCTCGCTCCCACCCTCGCCGTACTCGTGCTCAACGGGGTCGGCGAGGAGCTGGTCTACCGCGACATGGTGCCCCGCCAACTCCGCCTCTTAGGCATGAGCATGAACGCCCAAGCCTGGTTTTCCACCTTGCTCTACACGCTGATCACCGTGGCGATGGGCGTGCCGCTTTTGCTCGTCGGTGCTTTCCTGCTCGGTGCGCTCGCGTTCGTGCTCGCCGCACGCACCGGCAGGTGCCTTGCCCCAATCGCAGCGCACCTGACCTGGAGTACCTCCATGGCCCTGGTGCTACCGCTGCTGCTTACTCGCTAA
- a CDS encoding NgoMIV family type II restriction endonuclease, translated as MHQELVDTKTLSIAENSDGRIASNADKKQKASCVLALHVAEQLHAGTAKKKPAQKLGADFERIVAKFLQATFPQMQSVRPGDWSILNVGSARRKDHLAAHEPYTHLASLAEAIWLNPDLGASLGNNYVISPDILVLRDAISDEVLNRDRIIVDGQAGSLSPVRAANRESPATHVHAVISCKWTMRSDRSQNTRAEALNLIRNRKGRSPHIVAVTNEPTMSRIASLALGTGDVDMVYHVALKELMAAIDEKGSDDAKELMHTLVTGDRLRDIADLPLDLSI; from the coding sequence TTGCACCAGGAGCTTGTTGACACAAAGACTCTCTCCATCGCGGAAAACTCTGACGGGCGCATTGCATCGAACGCCGACAAAAAACAGAAAGCCTCCTGTGTGCTTGCCCTCCACGTCGCCGAGCAACTTCACGCAGGCACCGCAAAGAAAAAGCCCGCGCAGAAACTTGGAGCTGATTTCGAACGGATCGTTGCCAAATTCCTTCAAGCAACGTTTCCACAAATGCAATCTGTCCGGCCCGGTGACTGGTCTATCCTGAACGTAGGTAGCGCACGCCGAAAGGATCACCTTGCAGCACATGAGCCATATACGCATCTCGCCAGCTTGGCCGAGGCCATATGGCTCAACCCAGACTTAGGTGCTTCTTTAGGTAACAATTACGTCATTTCCCCAGACATCTTGGTGCTCCGCGACGCTATTTCGGACGAAGTCCTAAATCGGGATCGCATCATCGTTGATGGGCAAGCTGGTTCTCTATCCCCAGTCCGCGCCGCGAACCGTGAATCTCCAGCCACACATGTCCACGCTGTCATTTCCTGCAAATGGACGATGCGCAGCGATCGATCTCAAAACACCCGCGCCGAGGCGTTGAACCTCATCAGGAACCGAAAAGGCCGCTCCCCTCACATCGTCGCGGTAACGAACGAACCGACGATGAGCAGAATAGCTAGTCTCGCGCTGGGCACCGGTGACGTGGACATGGTTTACCATGTTGCGTTAAAAGAGCTAATGGCAGCGATTGACGAAAAAGGCAGCGACGATGCCAAAGAACTGATGCACACTTTGGTTACAGGGGACCGTCTCCGAGACATCGCCGATCTTCCACTTGATCTCTCGATTTAG